In the Desulfuromonas sp. DDH964 genome, CGTCCCGGGGTGAAAATCGGTCACGACCGCCCCTACGTCATCGGCCCCGGCGAGACCCTGATGGAGATCGGCCTGCGCGCCAGGCTCGGCTTTCAGGCGCTGGTTGCAGCCAACCCCGGCATCCGGGATCCCTGGCTGCCGGGCGTCGGCCGTGAGATCATCCTCCCCTATGCCGCCCTGCTGCCGGCCGGGATTGCCCCGGGGATCACCATCAACCTCGCCGAGTTCCGTCTGTACCTGGCCGAGGCGAGTGGCGACAATTGGCGGGTACGGATCTATCCCATCGGCCTCGGGCGCCCGGACTGGGAGACTCCGGAAGGGGAATACACCATCGTCAACAAGGTTCTCGACCCGATCTGGACCCCACCGGACAGCCTGCGGGAGGAGAAGCCGGAGCTGGCAAAGAGGGTGCCACCAGGTCCGGACAATCCCCTCGGCCGCTTCTGGCTCGGTCTCTCCGCACCAAGGGTCGGCCTGCACGGCACCAACCGGCCTTACGGAGTCGGGCGTCGGGTCAGCCACGGCTGCATCCGACTCTATGCCGACGACATCGCCCATCTCGCCGCGCGGGTTGCCATCGGCACCCCGGTGCGCATTCTTTACCAGCCGTACAAAGTTGGCGTAACGGAACAAGGGCTGTTACTGGAGATCCATGACGACTACCTCAAGCGTTTCAGCGAACCCGGCGGAGCTGACCAGCGCGCCTGGCCGGCGGCGCTGCCCGACCCGACCCCGGCCCAGAGGGAGGTACTGAAGGCAGCAACGGGGGTGGTGACGCTCGTTCCGGCCGTTACCGAACAAGATGCAGGGCGCTGACGGCATCCGGAACCAGCAGTAAAAAAGCCGCAACCCCGGGTGAAGGGGTTGCGGCTTTTTTACTGCTGCTGGCGAACCTATTGCTTCTGCTATTTTTTTTGGCCCATCTCAAAAGCCTTGGTCGCCTTTTCGGCGCTCTGTGCCGCCATCGAGACGGCAGACTCGGCCTGATCCTTGGCCGCAGTTGCGGCCTGGGCGGCGGCCTCGGCCTTGCTGGCGGCACTGACGGCACGGCTGGCGGCAGCGTCGGCGCGGTTGGCGGCAGCGTCGGCCTTCTCGGACGAGGCGGCGGCACTCTGACCGGCGGCAATCGCCTGATCAACCAGAGCACGCTCCTCGGTGGAAAGTTGGGCCGCACATCCGGCGAGAAGCAGGAGACCGGCACAACCAGCTGCGATCATCGACATGAACTTGGGCATTGGGTAATCCTCCTTGGAATGGGTTTCAGCGTTGGTTTCTGTAAATGAAAACAGATTTCCGGCAACTGTCAACGCGAGACAAAAAATAGCGCCCCAGAAATGCGCCCGGGACGATTTGCGCAGTCGAAGGGGACTGTTATAATGAAGCCCTGTATATGCCGTCCCGGCCCCGGCCGGGACTTCTGTATGGCCAGTTGCCAACCCCGGGAGTGGTGATGAACATCCTCAACAATATCAGCTCCCAATGGCTCGATGATCAATATCGGCGCTGGCGCCAGGACCCCAGCGTGGTCAGCGCCGACTGGCAGGCCTTTTTCAGCGGGTTTGAACTGGTCGGCACCCCGACGTCGGCGGCCGGGAGTGCCAAAGCCCTCAAGGAAGCGGCGGTTCAGTCCCTCCTCTATCGCTACCGCGACCTCGGCCACCTGCTTGCCTGCACCGATCCCCTCTCCCCCTGCCGGTCCAGTCACCCGCTGCTCGACCTGGAGAGTTTCGGCCTCAGCGAAGAGGACCTCGATACCGAATTCACCGTCAAGCGCTTCCTCAGGGATCGGGCGC is a window encoding:
- a CDS encoding L,D-transpeptidase family protein, which encodes MFRSICPLLCFAFLVCAAQPAAAWYPRLAAEGTVAELRPGVKIGHDRPYVIGPGETLMEIGLRARLGFQALVAANPGIRDPWLPGVGREIILPYAALLPAGIAPGITINLAEFRLYLAEASGDNWRVRIYPIGLGRPDWETPEGEYTIVNKVLDPIWTPPDSLREEKPELAKRVPPGPDNPLGRFWLGLSAPRVGLHGTNRPYGVGRRVSHGCIRLYADDIAHLAARVAIGTPVRILYQPYKVGVTEQGLLLEIHDDYLKRFSEPGGADQRAWPAALPDPTPAQREVLKAATGVVTLVPAVTEQDAGR